The Pseudomonadota bacterium genomic interval GTGATATAAAACCCACTGAACCAGGTGAACAGTTCGGGTTTGATGAGCGCTAAGCCGCTGGCCGTTAAAACCCACAGCGGAAACGCATTGGTGAATAGGCTCATCCAACGCATAAAACTCTCTCTCGATGCGATGTCCGGGGGGCATCTTAGCAAGACGAACCCCAGTCAACAGTCTTCATCTTGTCATTTTCGATGCCCGAAAACGGAGCCGGAGTCGTTGCACTTGCTCGTCGCGGTGAATTCGGAGTCGGTTCCCCATGCGCGCGGTAGCGGCTTTTGAGATTCTCGATTCCCCAACCGGACGATGGCTCTGACCGGTGATACCCGCGTGTCAATGTCGAGTAAAAGTTGACGAAATTCGACGCGTCCCGGGGAATGATGGATTCAAACCAGAGGTTCTCCACTCTTCAGCCGATATAAAAAGCTGGCTAGAAAAAATTGAGTCTGTCTCGAGGCCGGACGCATGAAACTCAAGACCAAATTGATCACTGTTTCGATTGTCTTAGCAATTGCTCCTTTGATCACCGCTGTGATTCTTCTTTGGTCGGTGACCACCAGCACGGCGAGCGACGCCTTGGAGGAGGCGGCTAAGAAACAACTATTTTCCATTCGCGACGCCAAAAAATCGGAGATTGAAGATTACTTCGCCACTATCCGCAACCAAGTGCTGACTTTTTCCAACGACCGAATGATCATTCAGGCCATGCGGGAATTCAAAGTGGCCTTTCAAAACATCACCAGCGACAGCGTAGCCGACCAACCGATCGACGAAATGCGTGCCAGGGTGGCGGCATACTATCAGGACGGCTTCGGCCGCGAGTATCAAAGACAGAATGCCGGTAAGCCCATCGATGCCGCCGCCCTTATTCGGCGATTGGATACCGAATCGGTGTTTCTACAGCACCACTATGTCGCCGCCAATGCCCATCCGCTCGGCAGCAAACATGAACTGAACGATGCCGGCGATCGCTCGGAATATAGCTGGCTGCACGCCCAATACCATCCCCACATTCGCGACTACATGGAAAGGTTCGGATACTACGATATCTTCCTCGCCGACCCGGATACGGGCGACATTGTGTATTCGGTCTACAAAGAGCTGGATTACAGTACGTCGCTGATCGATGGGCCCTATGCCGCAAGCGGCATCGGCGAAGCATTTCGTGCCGCCAATCGGATGGATCGGGCCGACGGCGTGGCGCTCATCGATTTCAAGGCCTATACGCCCTCGTATGAAGCAGCGGCGTCGTTCATCGCCTCCCCCATTTTCGATGGCAGCGAAAAAGTTGGAATTCTCATCTTCCAAATGCCCATCGGTAAGATCAACCAAATCATGACCCACCAGAACAAATGGAGTGAGGTCGGGTTGGGGGCCTCGGGTGAGACCTATCTGGTTGGGTCGGATTTTAAAGCCCGCAGTGTCAGCCGCTTTTTGGTGGAAGATCAGGCAGGGTACATCGCGCTCATGCGACAAGTGGGTGTCCCGTCAGAAATCCTCGCGGAAATGAGCGCCAAGGGCAGCGATATCGGTTTGCAGTCGATCAGGACACGCGGTACCGAGGCTGCCATCGCGGGCGAAAAAGGCTTTGCGATTTTCCCGAATTATCGCAATGTCAAGGTGTTATCGGCGTATACACCCCTTGATATTTCCGGGTTCAATTGGGCGTTGATGAGCGAGATCGACGAAGAAGAAGCGTTTGCCGCCAAACGCGTTCTCTCTCGCAAGATTTTAACGACTGCCGTGGTGCTGACCGGGATCATCGCTGCGGTCTCGATAGCGATTGGGTTGTTTTTCGCGTTGTCTATCACTCGGCCGATTATCCGTTTGAGCCGCGCGATGGGACGGATTGAAGCGGATAACGACCTGACTGTACGCACTGATGTGGCCTCGAAAGACGAGATTGGCGTCATGGCTGACGCGCTTAACGCCATGTTGGACAAATTCGAGTCACTCATTCGGCGAGTGACCAGTTCAACCACGCAATTGGCAACGGCTGCCGAGGAAGTATCGTTTGTTGCCAAAGACAGCGCCCGCAATGTGGAATCGCAGCGCAGCGAAACCGATTTGGTGGCGACCGCCATCAATGAGATGACCGCTACCGTGCGGGAAGTGGCCAGAAACACCAGCAGCGCCGCCGATGCAGCTCAAAACGCCGATCATGATGCGGACAATGGGAAGGATGTCGTCGGGAATGCCTCGGAGGCGATCGCCCAACTCGCGAGTCAGATCGAGAATGCGGCAAGCGTCATCAAATCGGTAGAACAAGACAGCGAAAGCATCGGCGCCATTCTGGACGTGATCAAGGGCATTGCCGAGCAGACCAATCTCCTGGCTTTAAACGCCGCAATCGAAGCCGCGCGTGCAGGCGAGCAGGGGCGAGGCTTTGCCGTGGTCGCCGACGAAGTGCGCACCCTGGCATCGCGGACCCAACAATCAACTCGAGAGATCGAGGAGATGATAATCAAGCTGCAGTCCGGGGCCCAAGGGGCGGTTAATGTGATGGAGCAGAGCTGTGTACAGGCCCAAGTCAGTGCGGAACAGGCCGGTACGGCCGCACAGGTTCTAAATGCGATTGCCGGTGCGGTGGCCACGATCAAAGAGATGAACACGCATATCGCCAGTGCGGCCGAACAACAGTCGGCGGTGTCGGAAGAGATCAACCGCAATGTCGCTACGATCAATCAGATTTCGGAGCAAACGGCGGCTGGCGCCGAGCAGACCACTGAGGCGGCCAACGAGTTGGCCCGCTTAGGCTCGGAACTGCAGCAGTTGGTCGGCCAGTTCAAAATCCAAAACCGATCAGCCAGCTAGTCCGTCGTCATTACTTTGCGCTGAACGGCGATCCCGCTTGCATATCGGATATCGCGCCATCAATACCGAGAAAACTCAAAGCCGGTTATTTGGGCGATTCCAGGAGCTTTCTGATCTCGACATCGTCAAATGGGCGTTGAAAATACGGCAGGCCTTCCAGTGTGCTGCGAATATCGGCAGGTAGTTCGCGATACTTTTTCTTAAATGCCCAGTTGTTTTTATTGAAGATCAGTTCTTTAGATGCCTCAATCGATTCGCGGGTCAACGCCGAGATTTCAGCATCCTCGAGAATCAGAATGGTATAGGCCAAATCTCCCAGAGCGGGCTGTTCACATTGTTCTCTAAGGTCGATACTCCGCGCCATGAGGAAGATTTCGACTTGGGGGTATGGGTACCTGCGCAAGGCGATCTGTGTTTCTTCATCTGGTAGCTCTCGCTCGTTCGCAATCCGGTTGCACTTTTCGAAAGCATCCATGTAGTGCCCAATCTTCATCCCCACATATTGCTGATCGTTGGCTATTGGCTCGGCCAAACAATCGGCGGATAGAAGGACGCAGAAAACCAGTGCTAGAAAACTTCTCGGCATTTGTCGCTTAGTCCCCGCATCCATAGTCAATCGCTTTCCAGAACTGCCTTTGCTGATCGGTTAGGCCAGGCCTCAGCTGTTGAAATTTGGCGATTTGTCTGATTCTGTATCGGACGAGTTCGGGAACCGCTGTTATTGCCGTGGCAAAAAGAACCCAGTCTGTCGAATAGATGTTGTAAACCGCTTCCGGGGCATGACTGCCAAGGAAAATAGTGGCAAGGACTCCGGATGATAGAGCGATCTGCAATGTGTTGCCCGCTTGTTGCAACCGTCGAATCTCTTCGAGCGCTAGTTCGTCCTCTCGGTCAAGCTACAGGTTCGAGATGTTGGGGCATACCATCCATTGAAGACCTATCGTTCAGAATTAAGTGGTCAGTTTTACACGGTCATTCTGGAAATGGCACAGGCGTGCATGAAACCGATGACAATCGGGGCTCTATCATTCAGGAGCGCTCGCTTTCAAACAACGCCCCTGGCTCCAAATCAGGTTGTATCTCAGCTCCGAAATCAACGGTTTCGGTTGTTTTCTTGGACTTTGGTGGCGGTGCTTGCCAGGGTACCAAGTTTTGCCCGATGGTTTCATAGAATTTGGTTACGCATGCGACGAGTTCAGGAACGAAATTACGTCGCTGGGTGAATTTTCCACCCAGATCAGACACCGTTTTGATCTCAAATCCCCGCGGCAACAAACCCTTTCGGTTGGCTAGTAACACGTCTACGTCATTCCTGATCGTGCTTAGGTCGGCGCACGAATCCGCGGTTCGACCTGGCCACTTTGCAACAATCAGTACCGTACCGTTTTCCGTTTTCGCTAACTGGCGTAAAAGCCACGTGACAGTGGCTGAAGCGCGCTTTTTGTCCCTTGGCGCATCTAATGACATTGATACCGTGACTGAGCGGCGCGTCAGGTCGGCTTCGACGGAGATGGGTGAGGCTGCGTCAGGTACATCAAGACGACTTAGGAGCTCACCAGTGCTGATGAACGAGTGTTGCATGGCTTCTAGGCGAGCTCTCGGGTCCTTGCGTTCCTTTGCGCTTAAGACGGTGGTGACGTTGGTTTCGAGCGCTCTGCTCATGAGCAACGCGGTGCACCGCATTAACTCATCCCAATCGCTGACAACGGCCGCTCCGATGGACGACCTCTTGTCCAGCTTGGACTTTGCGAAATAGAGCTTACACGCCTCTACCCATTCTTTACGCATCTGCTCGAATTCGGTGACCCCTGAGGAATCGTGTTCCAAATACCGAACATATTCTTCAAGCATATAGGCTTGATCGGGATCGGAAACGACGCTTTTCGACAGTTGGATTTTCGCTTCAGTTTCGAGGTGAGACCACGACCAGTGATAGAGAGAAACCTTTTTCAGCTTTTGTTTGTTAATTTCGCAAGGCGATTGAGAGGGGGTCGCGACAAATTGATTGGATATCGTCACCACCGCGTCGATGCCATGAGCTTTCGCGATGTCCAGATAACGCTCGATCTGATCTGAATGGAGATCGACTTTCTTCGTTTTCACTTCGACGAGTGCTCGCCAGACTCGCCGACCGTTATCGACGATGATGAGAGCATCTGGACGATCGTTCGAGTTACTCTTTTCGCCCTTGAAAATCGGCTCTAACCAAGCTTGGATTTTGGCGCGCTTTCCGGTGGGTGCTCCTAGAGGTGAAAGTAGTACCTCGGCGAACTCCTGTACGGCTGATAACATCGCGCAAGTTACGCAAGTGTTTCGTAGTTCCGGTTTTGTGACTACAGGAATGAGCCGCGCCAATTCACCAGAGATCAAGTAATCTGGTCGTTTCATTATTTCGCCCGTCATTTCTAACAACCCGAAAGATAGTCGGTCACTACAAAAATGGCTACAGTCAAACTTATCGACTGATGGTTCTAATCCTGTTAGATCGCGGTATTTCGTTTGCGTATTTCCAAACGTATTAGGTATCCCGGAGTGCCGTGCTATCGTCTTCAAAAACTGCACTGACAACGACTTTTTCTGTTCGGCTAAACGTCTCTATCGGGAACTTAGCGCGGACGGCTTTCGATTCGAGTCGTTGAAAAACAACGCACTCCGCTGGGCAACCAGCGGAGTGCGAGACGGGATTGCCAGATCTGATCGAGCTTTTTAGTCTTGTCTCCGGTCAATGGATGGCGGGCTGGGCCAGACCTATGGCGAATAACAGCGCTGCAGTGATGGCGGCCAGTGTGCGAACGTGGTTCCACAAGGTCCATCGGGTCACGTAGTGGCGCCAGAACGGATGACTTTCGGCGTGGGTAGGTGACGCGGCGGCCAGCCGATTGTTCAGAGGTACATTGGCCCACAGCGTGACCAAAAATGTGCCCAGGATGTAGGCAAACGCTCCCGCGACGAACCACGCTGTCGACGCCC includes:
- a CDS encoding anthrone oxygenase family protein — its product is MDLATTMIATAALMGSALIGGVFFAFSSFVMKALARVPAPQGIAAMQSINVVVINRSFLGTFMGTAALSFGLVVTTLVFGNGASTAWFVAGAFAYILGTFLVTLWANVPLNNRLAAASPTHAESHPFWRHYVTRWTLWNHVRTLAAITAALLFAIGLAQPAIH
- a CDS encoding methyl-accepting chemotaxis protein, with the translated sequence MKLKTKLITVSIVLAIAPLITAVILLWSVTTSTASDALEEAAKKQLFSIRDAKKSEIEDYFATIRNQVLTFSNDRMIIQAMREFKVAFQNITSDSVADQPIDEMRARVAAYYQDGFGREYQRQNAGKPIDAAALIRRLDTESVFLQHHYVAANAHPLGSKHELNDAGDRSEYSWLHAQYHPHIRDYMERFGYYDIFLADPDTGDIVYSVYKELDYSTSLIDGPYAASGIGEAFRAANRMDRADGVALIDFKAYTPSYEAAASFIASPIFDGSEKVGILIFQMPIGKINQIMTHQNKWSEVGLGASGETYLVGSDFKARSVSRFLVEDQAGYIALMRQVGVPSEILAEMSAKGSDIGLQSIRTRGTEAAIAGEKGFAIFPNYRNVKVLSAYTPLDISGFNWALMSEIDEEEAFAAKRVLSRKILTTAVVLTGIIAAVSIAIGLFFALSITRPIIRLSRAMGRIEADNDLTVRTDVASKDEIGVMADALNAMLDKFESLIRRVTSSTTQLATAAEEVSFVAKDSARNVESQRSETDLVATAINEMTATVREVARNTSSAADAAQNADHDADNGKDVVGNASEAIAQLASQIENAASVIKSVEQDSESIGAILDVIKGIAEQTNLLALNAAIEAARAGEQGRGFAVVADEVRTLASRTQQSTREIEEMIIKLQSGAQGAVNVMEQSCVQAQVSAEQAGTAAQVLNAIAGAVATIKEMNTHIASAAEQQSAVSEEINRNVATINQISEQTAAGAEQTTEAANELARLGSELQQLVGQFKIQNRSAS